A section of the Ovis canadensis isolate MfBH-ARS-UI-01 breed Bighorn chromosome 1, ARS-UI_OviCan_v2, whole genome shotgun sequence genome encodes:
- the LOC138433996 gene encoding caldesmon-like isoform X6 — translation MSDRRKSSAPLSSRTQQWALEDKEEQERERRRRLWNLRFTTDDEDLPAPESTRMRLPASSVKLGLKVEQYLSAIQRSESVMYANPFHTEFPVAPVDVTSKRHLFKKELLGQSQEDPASSHKNQETQRELEAGSKPQWRKTPEAPLGAEVSSPSTEAEAKSPSPTVALPTFSSSLQHSSPHTISFRMSPRRDSSEAALTRSTSMRLPASSVKLGLKVEQYLSAIQRSESIRYANPFHTEFPVAPVDVTSKRHLFEKEQVGQSQEDPASSCKENLQLSGVKSRLNLWMSRAQESAQQGPQNQETQRELEAGSKPQWRKTPEALLGAEKISVLEERAVSGKRAVPDKASDSEKRPVSEKATVFEKTPVPEMQPAPGRAMAPVWPQDWEHSASAEYPSSPRRLQGTGPEKEPESSAGPLPRAGGLPPVTLQVSSPSTEAEAKSPSLVGQSRGPSLQRQGELAALRGGEVTAQPVDEQGPGVSTAGPTEPGDAVGVGSWQESPV, via the exons ATGTCAGATAGAAGGAAGAGCTCGGCCCCTCTGTCCAG CCGGACCCAGCAGTGGGCCCTGGAGGACAAGGAGGAACAGGAGCGAGAACGCCGGCGGCGACTCTGGAACCTGAGATTCACCACGGATGATGAGGACCTGCCAGCCCCTGAGAG CACCAGAATGAGGCTCCCGGCCAGCTCGGTCAAATTAGGCCTGAAGGTGGAGCAATACCTCTCGGCCATACAG AGATCAGAGTCCGTCATGTATGCAAACCCATTCCACACTGAGTTTCCCGTGGCTCCCGTGGATGTCACCAGCAAGCGCCACCTCTTCAAGAAGGAGCTGCTGGGCCAGAGCCAAGAGGACCCAGCCTCCAGCCACAAG AACCAGGAGACACAGAGGGAGTTGGAAGCTGGCAGCAAGCCCCAGTGGAGGAAGACGCCAGAGGCCCCGCTGGGTGCCGAG GTGAGCAGCCCCAGCACGGAGGCAGAGGCCAAGTCCCCCTCGCCAACAGTGGCTTTGCCCACCTTCAGCAGCAGCCTGCAGCATTCCAGCCCCCACACCATCTCCTTCAGG atGAGCCCCCGGAGAGATAGCTCAGAGGCGGCCTTAACCCGCAG CACCAGCATGAGGCTCCCGGCCAGCTCGGTCAAATTAGGCCTGAAGGTGGAGCAATACCTCTCGGCCATACAG AGATCAGAGTCTATCAGGTATGCAAACCCATTCCACACTGAGTTTCCCGTGGCTCCCGTGGATGTCACCAGCAAGCGCCACCTTTTCGAAAAGGAGCAGGTGGGCCAGAGCCAAGAGGACCCAGCCTCTAGCTGCAAG GAGAACTTGCAGCTCTCAGGGGTGAAGTCACGGCTCAACCTGTGGATGagcagggcccaggagtcagCACAGCAGGGCCCACAG AACCAGGAGACACAGAGGGAGTTGGAAGCTGGCAGCAAGCCCCAGTGGAGGAAGACGCCAGAGGCCCTGCTGGGAGCCGAG AAGATCTCTGTGCTGGAGGAGAGAGCTGTCTCAGGAAAGAGGGCAGTTCCAGACAAAGCCAGCGACTCAGAGAAGAGACCAGTGTCTGAGAAAGCCACCGTCTTCGAGAAGACCCCAGTCCCCGAGATGCAGCCGGCCCCAGGCAGGGCCATGGCCCCagtgtggcctcaggactgggaGCACTCAGCCTCAGCAGAGTACCCGTCCAGCCCCAGGAGGCTGCAGGGCACTGGGCCTGAGAAGGAGCCTGAATCTTCGGCGGGGCCTCTGCCCCGGGCTGGTGGCCTCCCGCCTGTCACTCTGCAG GTGAGCAGCCCCAGCACGGAGGCGGAGGCCAAGTCCCCCTCGCTGGTGGGCCAGAGCCGAGGGCCCAGCCTCCAGCGACAAG GAGAACTTGCAGCTCTCAGGGGTGGAGAAGTCACAGCTCAACCTGTGGATGagcagggcccaggagtcagCACAGCAGGGCCCACAG AACCAGGAGACGCAGTAGGAGTCGGAAGCTGGCAAGAGTCCCCAGTGTAG
- the LOC138433996 gene encoding caldesmon, smooth muscle-like isoform X10, with product MSDRRKSSAPLSSRTQQWALEDKEEQERERRRRLWNLRFTTDDEDLPAPESTRMRLPASSVKLGLKVEQYLSAIQRSESVMYANPFHTEFPVAPVDVTSKRHLFKKELLGQSQEDPASSHKNQETQRELEAGSKPQWRKTPEAPLGAEVSSPSTEAEAKSPSPTVALPTFSSSLQHSSPHTISFRMSPRRDSSEAALTRSTSMRLPASSVKLGLKVEQYLSAIQRSESIRYANPFHTEFPVAPVDVTSKRHLFEKEQVGQSQEDPASSCKENLQLSGVKSRLNLWMSRAQESAQQGPQNQETQRELEAGSKPQWRKTPEALLGAEISVLEERAVSGKRAVPDKASDSEKRPVSEKATVFEKTPVPEMQPAPGRAMAPVWPQDWEHSASAEYPSSPRRLQGTGPEKEPESSAGPLPRAGGLPPVTLQVSSPSTEAEAKSPSLVGQSRGPSLQRQEPGDAVGVGSWQESPV from the exons ATGTCAGATAGAAGGAAGAGCTCGGCCCCTCTGTCCAG CCGGACCCAGCAGTGGGCCCTGGAGGACAAGGAGGAACAGGAGCGAGAACGCCGGCGGCGACTCTGGAACCTGAGATTCACCACGGATGATGAGGACCTGCCAGCCCCTGAGAG CACCAGAATGAGGCTCCCGGCCAGCTCGGTCAAATTAGGCCTGAAGGTGGAGCAATACCTCTCGGCCATACAG AGATCAGAGTCCGTCATGTATGCAAACCCATTCCACACTGAGTTTCCCGTGGCTCCCGTGGATGTCACCAGCAAGCGCCACCTCTTCAAGAAGGAGCTGCTGGGCCAGAGCCAAGAGGACCCAGCCTCCAGCCACAAG AACCAGGAGACACAGAGGGAGTTGGAAGCTGGCAGCAAGCCCCAGTGGAGGAAGACGCCAGAGGCCCCGCTGGGTGCCGAG GTGAGCAGCCCCAGCACGGAGGCAGAGGCCAAGTCCCCCTCGCCAACAGTGGCTTTGCCCACCTTCAGCAGCAGCCTGCAGCATTCCAGCCCCCACACCATCTCCTTCAGG atGAGCCCCCGGAGAGATAGCTCAGAGGCGGCCTTAACCCGCAG CACCAGCATGAGGCTCCCGGCCAGCTCGGTCAAATTAGGCCTGAAGGTGGAGCAATACCTCTCGGCCATACAG AGATCAGAGTCTATCAGGTATGCAAACCCATTCCACACTGAGTTTCCCGTGGCTCCCGTGGATGTCACCAGCAAGCGCCACCTTTTCGAAAAGGAGCAGGTGGGCCAGAGCCAAGAGGACCCAGCCTCTAGCTGCAAG GAGAACTTGCAGCTCTCAGGGGTGAAGTCACGGCTCAACCTGTGGATGagcagggcccaggagtcagCACAGCAGGGCCCACAG AACCAGGAGACACAGAGGGAGTTGGAAGCTGGCAGCAAGCCCCAGTGGAGGAAGACGCCAGAGGCCCTGCTGGGAGCCGAG ATCTCTGTGCTGGAGGAGAGAGCTGTCTCAGGAAAGAGGGCAGTTCCAGACAAAGCCAGCGACTCAGAGAAGAGACCAGTGTCTGAGAAAGCCACCGTCTTCGAGAAGACCCCAGTCCCCGAGATGCAGCCGGCCCCAGGCAGGGCCATGGCCCCagtgtggcctcaggactgggaGCACTCAGCCTCAGCAGAGTACCCGTCCAGCCCCAGGAGGCTGCAGGGCACTGGGCCTGAGAAGGAGCCTGAATCTTCGGCGGGGCCTCTGCCCCGGGCTGGTGGCCTCCCGCCTGTCACTCTGCAG GTGAGCAGCCCCAGCACGGAGGCGGAGGCCAAGTCCCCCTCGCTGGTGGGCCAGAGCCGAGGGCCCAGCCTCCAGCGACAAG AACCAGGAGACGCAGTAGGAGTCGGAAGCTGGCAAGAGTCCCCAGTGTAG
- the LOC138433996 gene encoding caldesmon-like isoform X5: MSDRRKSSAPLSSRTQQWALEDKEEQERERRRRLWNLRFTTDDEDLPAPESTRMRLPASSVKLGLKVEQYLSAIQRSESVMYANPFHTEFPVAPVDVTSKRHLFKKELLGQSQEDPASSHKENLQLSGVKSRLNLWMSRAQESAQQGPQNQETQRELEAGSKPQWRKTPEAPLGAEVSSPSTEAEAKSPSPTVALPTFSSSLQHSSPHTISFRMSPRRDSSEAALTRSTSMRLPASSVKLGLKVEQYLSAIQRSESIRYANPFHTEFPVAPVDVTSKRHLFEKEQVGQSQEDPASSCKENLQLSGVKSRLNLWMSRAQESAQQGPQNQETQRELEAGSKPQWRKTPEALLGAEISVLEERAVSGKRAVPDKASDSEKRPVSEKATVFEKTPVPEMQPAPGRAMAPVWPQDWEHSASAEYPSSPRRLQGTGPEKEPESSAGPLPRAGGLPPVTLQVSSPSTEAEAKSPSLVGQSRGPSLQRQGELAALRGGEVTAQPVDEQGPGVSTAGPTEPGDAVGVGSWQESPV, translated from the exons ATGTCAGATAGAAGGAAGAGCTCGGCCCCTCTGTCCAG CCGGACCCAGCAGTGGGCCCTGGAGGACAAGGAGGAACAGGAGCGAGAACGCCGGCGGCGACTCTGGAACCTGAGATTCACCACGGATGATGAGGACCTGCCAGCCCCTGAGAG CACCAGAATGAGGCTCCCGGCCAGCTCGGTCAAATTAGGCCTGAAGGTGGAGCAATACCTCTCGGCCATACAG AGATCAGAGTCCGTCATGTATGCAAACCCATTCCACACTGAGTTTCCCGTGGCTCCCGTGGATGTCACCAGCAAGCGCCACCTCTTCAAGAAGGAGCTGCTGGGCCAGAGCCAAGAGGACCCAGCCTCCAGCCACAAG GAGAACTTGCAGCTCTCAGGGGTGAAGTCACGGCTCAACCTGTGGATGagcagggcccaggagtcagCACAGCAGGGCCCACAG AACCAGGAGACACAGAGGGAGTTGGAAGCTGGCAGCAAGCCCCAGTGGAGGAAGACGCCAGAGGCCCCGCTGGGTGCCGAG GTGAGCAGCCCCAGCACGGAGGCAGAGGCCAAGTCCCCCTCGCCAACAGTGGCTTTGCCCACCTTCAGCAGCAGCCTGCAGCATTCCAGCCCCCACACCATCTCCTTCAGG atGAGCCCCCGGAGAGATAGCTCAGAGGCGGCCTTAACCCGCAG CACCAGCATGAGGCTCCCGGCCAGCTCGGTCAAATTAGGCCTGAAGGTGGAGCAATACCTCTCGGCCATACAG AGATCAGAGTCTATCAGGTATGCAAACCCATTCCACACTGAGTTTCCCGTGGCTCCCGTGGATGTCACCAGCAAGCGCCACCTTTTCGAAAAGGAGCAGGTGGGCCAGAGCCAAGAGGACCCAGCCTCTAGCTGCAAG GAGAACTTGCAGCTCTCAGGGGTGAAGTCACGGCTCAACCTGTGGATGagcagggcccaggagtcagCACAGCAGGGCCCACAG AACCAGGAGACACAGAGGGAGTTGGAAGCTGGCAGCAAGCCCCAGTGGAGGAAGACGCCAGAGGCCCTGCTGGGAGCCGAG ATCTCTGTGCTGGAGGAGAGAGCTGTCTCAGGAAAGAGGGCAGTTCCAGACAAAGCCAGCGACTCAGAGAAGAGACCAGTGTCTGAGAAAGCCACCGTCTTCGAGAAGACCCCAGTCCCCGAGATGCAGCCGGCCCCAGGCAGGGCCATGGCCCCagtgtggcctcaggactgggaGCACTCAGCCTCAGCAGAGTACCCGTCCAGCCCCAGGAGGCTGCAGGGCACTGGGCCTGAGAAGGAGCCTGAATCTTCGGCGGGGCCTCTGCCCCGGGCTGGTGGCCTCCCGCCTGTCACTCTGCAG GTGAGCAGCCCCAGCACGGAGGCGGAGGCCAAGTCCCCCTCGCTGGTGGGCCAGAGCCGAGGGCCCAGCCTCCAGCGACAAG GAGAACTTGCAGCTCTCAGGGGTGGAGAAGTCACAGCTCAACCTGTGGATGagcagggcccaggagtcagCACAGCAGGGCCCACAG AACCAGGAGACGCAGTAGGAGTCGGAAGCTGGCAAGAGTCCCCAGTGTAG
- the LOC138433996 gene encoding caldesmon-like isoform X7, protein MSDRRKSSAPLSSRTQQWALEDKEEQERERRRRLWNLRFTTDDEDLPAPESTRMRLPASSVKLGLKVEQYLSAIQRSESVMYANPFHTEFPVAPVDVTSKRHLFKKELLGQSQEDPASSHKNQETQRELEAGSKPQWRKTPEAPLGAEVSSPSTEAEAKSPSPTVALPTFSSSLQHSSPHTISFRMSPRRDSSEAALTRSTSMRLPASSVKLGLKVEQYLSAIQRSESIRYANPFHTEFPVAPVDVTSKRHLFEKEQVGQSQEDPASSCKENLQLSGVKSRLNLWMSRAQESAQQGPQNQETQRELEAGSKPQWRKTPEALLGAEISVLEERAVSGKRAVPDKASDSEKRPVSEKATVFEKTPVPEMQPAPGRAMAPVWPQDWEHSASAEYPSSPRRLQGTGPEKEPESSAGPLPRAGGLPPVTLQVSSPSTEAEAKSPSLVGQSRGPSLQRQGELAALRGGEVTAQPVDEQGPGVSTAGPTEPGDAVGVGSWQESPV, encoded by the exons ATGTCAGATAGAAGGAAGAGCTCGGCCCCTCTGTCCAG CCGGACCCAGCAGTGGGCCCTGGAGGACAAGGAGGAACAGGAGCGAGAACGCCGGCGGCGACTCTGGAACCTGAGATTCACCACGGATGATGAGGACCTGCCAGCCCCTGAGAG CACCAGAATGAGGCTCCCGGCCAGCTCGGTCAAATTAGGCCTGAAGGTGGAGCAATACCTCTCGGCCATACAG AGATCAGAGTCCGTCATGTATGCAAACCCATTCCACACTGAGTTTCCCGTGGCTCCCGTGGATGTCACCAGCAAGCGCCACCTCTTCAAGAAGGAGCTGCTGGGCCAGAGCCAAGAGGACCCAGCCTCCAGCCACAAG AACCAGGAGACACAGAGGGAGTTGGAAGCTGGCAGCAAGCCCCAGTGGAGGAAGACGCCAGAGGCCCCGCTGGGTGCCGAG GTGAGCAGCCCCAGCACGGAGGCAGAGGCCAAGTCCCCCTCGCCAACAGTGGCTTTGCCCACCTTCAGCAGCAGCCTGCAGCATTCCAGCCCCCACACCATCTCCTTCAGG atGAGCCCCCGGAGAGATAGCTCAGAGGCGGCCTTAACCCGCAG CACCAGCATGAGGCTCCCGGCCAGCTCGGTCAAATTAGGCCTGAAGGTGGAGCAATACCTCTCGGCCATACAG AGATCAGAGTCTATCAGGTATGCAAACCCATTCCACACTGAGTTTCCCGTGGCTCCCGTGGATGTCACCAGCAAGCGCCACCTTTTCGAAAAGGAGCAGGTGGGCCAGAGCCAAGAGGACCCAGCCTCTAGCTGCAAG GAGAACTTGCAGCTCTCAGGGGTGAAGTCACGGCTCAACCTGTGGATGagcagggcccaggagtcagCACAGCAGGGCCCACAG AACCAGGAGACACAGAGGGAGTTGGAAGCTGGCAGCAAGCCCCAGTGGAGGAAGACGCCAGAGGCCCTGCTGGGAGCCGAG ATCTCTGTGCTGGAGGAGAGAGCTGTCTCAGGAAAGAGGGCAGTTCCAGACAAAGCCAGCGACTCAGAGAAGAGACCAGTGTCTGAGAAAGCCACCGTCTTCGAGAAGACCCCAGTCCCCGAGATGCAGCCGGCCCCAGGCAGGGCCATGGCCCCagtgtggcctcaggactgggaGCACTCAGCCTCAGCAGAGTACCCGTCCAGCCCCAGGAGGCTGCAGGGCACTGGGCCTGAGAAGGAGCCTGAATCTTCGGCGGGGCCTCTGCCCCGGGCTGGTGGCCTCCCGCCTGTCACTCTGCAG GTGAGCAGCCCCAGCACGGAGGCGGAGGCCAAGTCCCCCTCGCTGGTGGGCCAGAGCCGAGGGCCCAGCCTCCAGCGACAAG GAGAACTTGCAGCTCTCAGGGGTGGAGAAGTCACAGCTCAACCTGTGGATGagcagggcccaggagtcagCACAGCAGGGCCCACAG AACCAGGAGACGCAGTAGGAGTCGGAAGCTGGCAAGAGTCCCCAGTGTAG
- the LOC138433996 gene encoding caldesmon, smooth muscle-like isoform X9: MSDRRKSSAPLSSRTQQWALEDKEEQERERRRRLWNLRFTTDDEDLPAPESTRMRLPASSVKLGLKVEQYLSAIQRSESVMYANPFHTEFPVAPVDVTSKRHLFKKELLGQSQEDPASSHKNQETQRELEAGSKPQWRKTPEAPLGAEVSSPSTEAEAKSPSPTVALPTFSSSLQHSSPHTISFRMSPRRDSSEAALTRSTSMRLPASSVKLGLKVEQYLSAIQRSESIRYANPFHTEFPVAPVDVTSKRHLFEKEQVGQSQEDPASSCKENLQLSGVKSRLNLWMSRAQESAQQGPQNQETQRELEAGSKPQWRKTPEALLGAEKISVLEERAVSGKRAVPDKASDSEKRPVSEKATVFEKTPVPEMQPAPGRAMAPVWPQDWEHSASAEYPSSPRRLQGTGPEKEPESSAGPLPRAGGLPPVTLQVSSPSTEAEAKSPSLVGQSRGPSLQRQEPGDAVGVGSWQESPV, encoded by the exons ATGTCAGATAGAAGGAAGAGCTCGGCCCCTCTGTCCAG CCGGACCCAGCAGTGGGCCCTGGAGGACAAGGAGGAACAGGAGCGAGAACGCCGGCGGCGACTCTGGAACCTGAGATTCACCACGGATGATGAGGACCTGCCAGCCCCTGAGAG CACCAGAATGAGGCTCCCGGCCAGCTCGGTCAAATTAGGCCTGAAGGTGGAGCAATACCTCTCGGCCATACAG AGATCAGAGTCCGTCATGTATGCAAACCCATTCCACACTGAGTTTCCCGTGGCTCCCGTGGATGTCACCAGCAAGCGCCACCTCTTCAAGAAGGAGCTGCTGGGCCAGAGCCAAGAGGACCCAGCCTCCAGCCACAAG AACCAGGAGACACAGAGGGAGTTGGAAGCTGGCAGCAAGCCCCAGTGGAGGAAGACGCCAGAGGCCCCGCTGGGTGCCGAG GTGAGCAGCCCCAGCACGGAGGCAGAGGCCAAGTCCCCCTCGCCAACAGTGGCTTTGCCCACCTTCAGCAGCAGCCTGCAGCATTCCAGCCCCCACACCATCTCCTTCAGG atGAGCCCCCGGAGAGATAGCTCAGAGGCGGCCTTAACCCGCAG CACCAGCATGAGGCTCCCGGCCAGCTCGGTCAAATTAGGCCTGAAGGTGGAGCAATACCTCTCGGCCATACAG AGATCAGAGTCTATCAGGTATGCAAACCCATTCCACACTGAGTTTCCCGTGGCTCCCGTGGATGTCACCAGCAAGCGCCACCTTTTCGAAAAGGAGCAGGTGGGCCAGAGCCAAGAGGACCCAGCCTCTAGCTGCAAG GAGAACTTGCAGCTCTCAGGGGTGAAGTCACGGCTCAACCTGTGGATGagcagggcccaggagtcagCACAGCAGGGCCCACAG AACCAGGAGACACAGAGGGAGTTGGAAGCTGGCAGCAAGCCCCAGTGGAGGAAGACGCCAGAGGCCCTGCTGGGAGCCGAG AAGATCTCTGTGCTGGAGGAGAGAGCTGTCTCAGGAAAGAGGGCAGTTCCAGACAAAGCCAGCGACTCAGAGAAGAGACCAGTGTCTGAGAAAGCCACCGTCTTCGAGAAGACCCCAGTCCCCGAGATGCAGCCGGCCCCAGGCAGGGCCATGGCCCCagtgtggcctcaggactgggaGCACTCAGCCTCAGCAGAGTACCCGTCCAGCCCCAGGAGGCTGCAGGGCACTGGGCCTGAGAAGGAGCCTGAATCTTCGGCGGGGCCTCTGCCCCGGGCTGGTGGCCTCCCGCCTGTCACTCTGCAG GTGAGCAGCCCCAGCACGGAGGCGGAGGCCAAGTCCCCCTCGCTGGTGGGCCAGAGCCGAGGGCCCAGCCTCCAGCGACAAG AACCAGGAGACGCAGTAGGAGTCGGAAGCTGGCAAGAGTCCCCAGTGTAG
- the LOC138433996 gene encoding caldesmon-like isoform X3, which produces MSDRRKSSAPLSSRTQQWALEDKEEQERERRRRLWNLRFTTDDEDLPAPESTRMRLPASSVKLGLKVEQYLSAIQRSESVMYANPFHTEFPVAPVDVTSKRHLFKKELLGQSQEDPASSHKNQETQRELEAGSKPQWRKTPEAPLGAEVSSPSTEAEAKSPSPTVALPTFSSSLQHSSPHTISFRMSPRRDSSEAALTRSTSMRLPASSVKLGLKVEQYLSAIQRSESIRYANPFHTEFPVAPVDVTSKRHLFEKEQVGQSQEDPASSCKENLQLSGVKSRLNLWMSRAQESAQQGPQNQETQRELEAGSKPQWRKTPEALLGAEKISVLEERAVSGKRAVPDKASDSEKRPVSEKATVFEKTPVPEMQPAPGRAMAPVWPQDWEHSASAEYPSSPRRLQGTGPEKEPESSAGPLPRAGGLPPVTLQVHGAPHLPVLPASLVASLSSWHLWRPPCLLSSHLLSSRCLWLPPFLLSSSLQAGPSSVSPPCLLCCPQDRGLGWGLTWQPHHTLTPGPDSREASDASRSSPIPGSPVHWPGPGPVPPQPRQQAGAEDRPAATAPWLMV; this is translated from the exons ATGTCAGATAGAAGGAAGAGCTCGGCCCCTCTGTCCAG CCGGACCCAGCAGTGGGCCCTGGAGGACAAGGAGGAACAGGAGCGAGAACGCCGGCGGCGACTCTGGAACCTGAGATTCACCACGGATGATGAGGACCTGCCAGCCCCTGAGAG CACCAGAATGAGGCTCCCGGCCAGCTCGGTCAAATTAGGCCTGAAGGTGGAGCAATACCTCTCGGCCATACAG AGATCAGAGTCCGTCATGTATGCAAACCCATTCCACACTGAGTTTCCCGTGGCTCCCGTGGATGTCACCAGCAAGCGCCACCTCTTCAAGAAGGAGCTGCTGGGCCAGAGCCAAGAGGACCCAGCCTCCAGCCACAAG AACCAGGAGACACAGAGGGAGTTGGAAGCTGGCAGCAAGCCCCAGTGGAGGAAGACGCCAGAGGCCCCGCTGGGTGCCGAG GTGAGCAGCCCCAGCACGGAGGCAGAGGCCAAGTCCCCCTCGCCAACAGTGGCTTTGCCCACCTTCAGCAGCAGCCTGCAGCATTCCAGCCCCCACACCATCTCCTTCAGG atGAGCCCCCGGAGAGATAGCTCAGAGGCGGCCTTAACCCGCAG CACCAGCATGAGGCTCCCGGCCAGCTCGGTCAAATTAGGCCTGAAGGTGGAGCAATACCTCTCGGCCATACAG AGATCAGAGTCTATCAGGTATGCAAACCCATTCCACACTGAGTTTCCCGTGGCTCCCGTGGATGTCACCAGCAAGCGCCACCTTTTCGAAAAGGAGCAGGTGGGCCAGAGCCAAGAGGACCCAGCCTCTAGCTGCAAG GAGAACTTGCAGCTCTCAGGGGTGAAGTCACGGCTCAACCTGTGGATGagcagggcccaggagtcagCACAGCAGGGCCCACAG AACCAGGAGACACAGAGGGAGTTGGAAGCTGGCAGCAAGCCCCAGTGGAGGAAGACGCCAGAGGCCCTGCTGGGAGCCGAG AAGATCTCTGTGCTGGAGGAGAGAGCTGTCTCAGGAAAGAGGGCAGTTCCAGACAAAGCCAGCGACTCAGAGAAGAGACCAGTGTCTGAGAAAGCCACCGTCTTCGAGAAGACCCCAGTCCCCGAGATGCAGCCGGCCCCAGGCAGGGCCATGGCCCCagtgtggcctcaggactgggaGCACTCAGCCTCAGCAGAGTACCCGTCCAGCCCCAGGAGGCTGCAGGGCACTGGGCCTGAGAAGGAGCCTGAATCTTCGGCGGGGCCTCTGCCCCGGGCTGGTGGCCTCCCGCCTGTCACTCTGCAGGTGCACGgtgccccccacctccctgtcCTCCCGGCATCTCTggtggcctccctgtcctcctggCATCTCTGGcggcctccctgtctcctgtcctccCATCTGCTGTCCTCCCGGTGTCTCTggcttcctccctttctcctgtcctcctccctccaggccggccccagctctgtctcccctccctgcctgctcTGCTGCCCACAGGACAGGGGACTGGGATGGGGTCTCACCTGGCAGCCACACCACACCCTCACCCCAGGCCCAgactccagggaagcctcagatgCTTCTagaagctcccccatccctggaagccCTGTCCACTGGCCTGGCCCTGGGCCTGTACCCCCACAGCCGAGGCAGCAGGCGGGGGCAGAGGACCGGCCTGCTGCCACTGCTCCATGGCTGATGGTGTGA
- the LOC138433996 gene encoding caldesmon-like isoform X4 produces MSDRRKSSAPLSSRTQQWALEDKEEQERERRRRLWNLRFTTDDEDLPAPESTRMRLPASSVKLGLKVEQYLSAIQRSESVMYANPFHTEFPVAPVDVTSKRHLFKKELLGQSQEDPASSHKENLQLSGVKSRLNLWMSRAQESAQQGPQNQETQRELEAGSKPQWRKTPEAPLGAEVSSPSTEAEAKSPSPTVALPTFSSSLQHSSPHTISFRMSPRRDSSEAALTRSTSMRLPASSVKLGLKVEQYLSAIQRSESIRYANPFHTEFPVAPVDVTSKRHLFEKEQVGQSQEDPASSCKENLQLSGVKSRLNLWMSRAQESAQQGPQNQETQRELEAGSKPQWRKTPEALLGAEKISVLEERAVSGKRAVPDKASDSEKRPVSEKATVFEKTPVPEMQPAPGRAMAPVWPQDWEHSASAEYPSSPRRLQGTGPEKEPESSAGPLPRAGGLPPVTLQVSSPSTEAEAKSPSLVGQSRGPSLQRQGELAALRGGEVTAQPVDEQGPGVSTAGPTEPGDAVGVGSWQESPV; encoded by the exons ATGTCAGATAGAAGGAAGAGCTCGGCCCCTCTGTCCAG CCGGACCCAGCAGTGGGCCCTGGAGGACAAGGAGGAACAGGAGCGAGAACGCCGGCGGCGACTCTGGAACCTGAGATTCACCACGGATGATGAGGACCTGCCAGCCCCTGAGAG CACCAGAATGAGGCTCCCGGCCAGCTCGGTCAAATTAGGCCTGAAGGTGGAGCAATACCTCTCGGCCATACAG AGATCAGAGTCCGTCATGTATGCAAACCCATTCCACACTGAGTTTCCCGTGGCTCCCGTGGATGTCACCAGCAAGCGCCACCTCTTCAAGAAGGAGCTGCTGGGCCAGAGCCAAGAGGACCCAGCCTCCAGCCACAAG GAGAACTTGCAGCTCTCAGGGGTGAAGTCACGGCTCAACCTGTGGATGagcagggcccaggagtcagCACAGCAGGGCCCACAG AACCAGGAGACACAGAGGGAGTTGGAAGCTGGCAGCAAGCCCCAGTGGAGGAAGACGCCAGAGGCCCCGCTGGGTGCCGAG GTGAGCAGCCCCAGCACGGAGGCAGAGGCCAAGTCCCCCTCGCCAACAGTGGCTTTGCCCACCTTCAGCAGCAGCCTGCAGCATTCCAGCCCCCACACCATCTCCTTCAGG atGAGCCCCCGGAGAGATAGCTCAGAGGCGGCCTTAACCCGCAG CACCAGCATGAGGCTCCCGGCCAGCTCGGTCAAATTAGGCCTGAAGGTGGAGCAATACCTCTCGGCCATACAG AGATCAGAGTCTATCAGGTATGCAAACCCATTCCACACTGAGTTTCCCGTGGCTCCCGTGGATGTCACCAGCAAGCGCCACCTTTTCGAAAAGGAGCAGGTGGGCCAGAGCCAAGAGGACCCAGCCTCTAGCTGCAAG GAGAACTTGCAGCTCTCAGGGGTGAAGTCACGGCTCAACCTGTGGATGagcagggcccaggagtcagCACAGCAGGGCCCACAG AACCAGGAGACACAGAGGGAGTTGGAAGCTGGCAGCAAGCCCCAGTGGAGGAAGACGCCAGAGGCCCTGCTGGGAGCCGAG AAGATCTCTGTGCTGGAGGAGAGAGCTGTCTCAGGAAAGAGGGCAGTTCCAGACAAAGCCAGCGACTCAGAGAAGAGACCAGTGTCTGAGAAAGCCACCGTCTTCGAGAAGACCCCAGTCCCCGAGATGCAGCCGGCCCCAGGCAGGGCCATGGCCCCagtgtggcctcaggactgggaGCACTCAGCCTCAGCAGAGTACCCGTCCAGCCCCAGGAGGCTGCAGGGCACTGGGCCTGAGAAGGAGCCTGAATCTTCGGCGGGGCCTCTGCCCCGGGCTGGTGGCCTCCCGCCTGTCACTCTGCAG GTGAGCAGCCCCAGCACGGAGGCGGAGGCCAAGTCCCCCTCGCTGGTGGGCCAGAGCCGAGGGCCCAGCCTCCAGCGACAAG GAGAACTTGCAGCTCTCAGGGGTGGAGAAGTCACAGCTCAACCTGTGGATGagcagggcccaggagtcagCACAGCAGGGCCCACAG AACCAGGAGACGCAGTAGGAGTCGGAAGCTGGCAAGAGTCCCCAGTGTAG